Genomic segment of Chrysiogenes arsenatis DSM 11915:
AGCACAAATTGCTCTGGCCGCCTACAAGGAATCGGTCAAAGCTGGCGACCGGGCAGGCAGCGAGTTTCATCGTATGACGGTCGCCGAAAATGCTCCATATATCGGCTACGGTTCACTCGAAAAACCGGAAGATATTGTGCCGCCAGTCGGCATCACTTTTTACAGCTTCCGCATCATGGTAATGCTGGGCATGTTCTTTATCGCCCTTTTTGGCGCGATCCTCTTCCTCTTGCACCGTGGGCAAATCGAAAAATATCCGCCATTTTTGCGCCTCTGTCTGCTCGGGCTCCCACTCGGTTACATTGCCGCTCAGGCAGGCTGGGTGGTCGCAGAAGTGGGGCGTCAACCGTGGGCGGTGCAGGATCTTTTGCCAGTTCACACGGCGGCAACTTCGATTGGTGCAGGAGCCATCCAGATATCATTCTGGATCTTCGTCTTTATCTTTGTTGTGTTTTTCATGGCGGGACTAAAGGTTATGCTTGAACAAATCAAGATTGGCCCAGAAGGGGGAAAATAATGGAACATCTTCTGCTCCAACAATATTGGTGGGTTATTCTTTCGCTCCTCGCGGGTTTGCTGGTATTTATGTTTTTCGTGCAGGGCGGGCAAACACTCCTTTTGACTTTAGCGAAGGGCGAAGAGGAAAAGCAGCTGATTGTAAACTCGCTTGGCCGAAAATGGGAACTGGGCTTTACCACGCTGGTACTCTTTGGTGGTGCCTTTTTCGCTGCGTTCCCACTGTTCTACGCGACCAGCTTTGGCGGCGCGTACTTTGTGTGGATGGCGATCTTGCTCTGCTTTGTACTGCAAGCGGTATCGTATGAATTCCGCAAGAAACCGGGCAATCTCCTTGGCGCGAAAGTCTATGAAGCGTTTTTATTCCTGAATGGTTCGGTCGGCGTTATTCTGATCGGCACCGCTGTTGCTACGCTCTTTAGTGGCGCAGCGTTTTCACTGAATGAATACAATCTTTCGCAATGGCACAACGATTTGCGCGGCCTTGAAGCGGCTTTCAGTCTCTTTAACGTCTCGCTCGGCGTGGCGGTTTTCTTTTTAGGCAGAATGCTCGGTGCCCTGTATTTTATCAACCATATCGACGCTCCCGCGTTGGTTGAGCGTGCGCGCCGTTCGGTCTTAATCAATACCGTTTGCTTCCTCCCCTTTTTCCTCTACTTCGTCGTGGCACTTCTGATGCGTGACGGGTATGCCTACGATCAAGTAACGGGGCTAGTAACACTCGAAAGCTTCAAATATCTGGATAACTTCCTTGCCATGCCGATTGTACTCGCGATGTTTTTGGCTGGTGTCATTTGTGTCCTCTACGCCGTGTACCTCGGTGCTTTTGCCAAATCGAGTGCCGGAATTTGGAGTGGCGGCGTCGGCTCGGTGCTGGTCGTCATGAGTCTTTTCCTAAACGTTGGATTGAACGGCACTGCTTTTTACCCGTCGTACCACGACTTGCAAAGCTCGCTGACTATTGTCAACAGCTCTTCAAGCCACTACACCTTGATGGCCATGACCATCGTATCGATCACCGTGCCGGTTGTGCTGGGCTACATCATTCTGACGTGGAGAGCAATGGATAAAAACAAATTGCACCATGATGAAATTAAAGATTCGAAAGAAGCGTACTAAGGGAGGAAGAACGATGAACGAACAACTCAGCTCTGCGCTGCTGCTCCTTCTCTGGCCACTTGTTATTTTTGTTGGATACAAAGTCAGCGTCTGGAGTTTAACACGGTATACCTCTCAAGAAGATAAAGGGTAACCACCGCACCACATTTGACCACGCACTGATTGCAAACGCTTTCTATGCCGACATAAAAGGCACCCGCCCAGAAATTTCAGGCGGGTGCCTTTTTTTCTTTCGGTTTGATATTAACGCCATCACTATGCTACATTTCGGAATCATTCAGCCTCTGAGGAAACGCATTGAGACCATTAGGAGGAATACGCATGAAAAAATCAAGACCTCTCCTTTTACACCTGTTACTCCTCTGTGTTCTTTTTGGATTTCACCCCGCATTGGCTGCTGGCAACGAAGCGAAAAGTCGCCTTGATATCATCAAGGAAACAAAGCAACTTCGCGTCTGTTTCTGGCCTGACTATTACGGAATATCGTTCTTTGACCGCCGCACACAGACGCTAAACGGAATTGATACCGATATGGCGCGTGAGTTTAGTAAAGACCTCGGTGCAACCGTAGAATTTGTCGAAAGCTCTTTTGCCACACTGATTGACGATCTCCTGCAATCGCGTTGTGATATCGCCATGTTTGGCATTGGCATCACCTCTGCGCGCGCGCAACACCTCCGCTTTACCTCGCCACATATGGCAAGCGATATTTATGCGATTACCACCGCCAGTAACCGCCGCATCCAAACTTGGAACGACATTGATCAACCGGGGCGGATTGTAGCCGTCAGTAAAGGGACGCTACATGAACCCGTGATGCGCGATAAACTGCGACACGCCGAGCTTGCCGTGTATGACTCACCACGCGCCCGTGAAGTAGAAGTGGAAGCAGGTCGCGCCGATGTTTTTATGACCGACTTCCCGTACACACGCCAGATGCTGGCATTTTCCGACTGGGCGCGCCTGATTACTCCGCCTGAACGTTTCCATGTCACGCCGTATGGTTGGGCAATCGCCCCCGGCGATGACCCTTGGTACGAACGCACCGAACGCTTTATGCAGCAAGTAAAGCGAGACGGCAGACTGCAGGCGGCGGCCAGACGCTATGGATTAGAGCCGATATTGGTTCTTGAGTAGTTTATGCTTTGGCGCATTCTCCAACTGCCAGCGAGCCGTATTTTTCTGACGTGCACCCTGATATTTGCGGTGGTGGTATCGGGGATACTTTTTTATGCAATGTCGCGTCTGCGCCAAGAAGCTATCTCCACCAACGTGCAAATCGCCGCCCTGCATGCTCATGCCTTTGAGGATCACCTGACGCAAAACCTTGAAGGGACAGAAAATCTTTTTCGCAATTTCGCCACGTTAATCGACACGAATCCTGACGATACCACGCTCCTTGCTGTATTCCTGGGAGCCCTGCGCAGTGCTCCCTATCTTCGTTCCCTTTCATATCTGAACAGTGATGGCGAAGTGATTATCAGCACCTATACGCCTAATATCGGTTTAAAAGTCGATACTTCCCGTTTTTTCCCTATCCCATTTCACAGCGATACCGTCTTACGCATTGACGTACCTTGGATTGGTCGCGACCTCGCCGGTGCACTGTGGGCAACACCCGAAATGCCCGCCAAAAGTGAAGATTTACTCTTTGTTCCGGTTATTCGAAGTTTTACTATGCGCAATTCCAGCTTCACCCTGCTGGCCAGTTTGAATGTTGATTACTACCTCAATTATTACCTAAAGAACATGGTCGTGTCCGGCGGCGAAGTTTCCATCAAGCGGATGGATGGCATCACGATGTTTTCCACCGATCCCCGCAATCAAGCTGGTGCACACTTTAACAACCATCGCGTGCATCAAAAAATGGCTGTAATGGGAGCAGGAGAATTTATCGATCAACACGATTCTCATGCCGAAAAAATTTACGCTTTTCGCGCCTCGCGCCATTTCCCGCTGGCGGTCATTGTTGATTTTGACCTTGAGGCTATCCTCATTCAATGGCACGCGGAACGGCGACAAGTAGTCGGCATGAGCGCCGGGTTGGCGCTGTTGTGTATTGTTCTCGGGCTGGCACTGGTATATCGCCATCAAAAAATGAAACTCGAACTGGCGGATACTGAAGAAATGGAAGCCAACCTTCGCAAAGGGCTTCTGGAAAGTATCCCTGATGCGATTCTTATGCTCGATGCAAACGGCAACATTATCATGACAAATGAACGGTGGAACAAATTTTGCGAACGCCATATAGCACCACGACCAACACGCTTTGCGATTGGCTGGCCCTACCGGAAAGTTGCCGAAACCCTCTTTGGCGATGCACCTGACTATCAACCATTCATCGTGCAGGTCGATGCGATTATTACGGGCAGCGATGATATCGCAACGAAAGAATTCTCCCTCGGCGCCGACAGCCACACGTTTTACTTCCAGCTGGAAATCCATCCGCTCCATGAATCGAAACGGAACGGTGCAATTGTCGTACAACGTGACATCACCACCCAGCGACGCTCTGATGAGAAGATGAAAACGAATGAAATTCAGTATCGCTCCGTCGTAAATGCCCTTTCAAGCGGGATCATCGTGCAACAGTTCAGCGGCGAAATAACCACGTGCAACTATGCCGCGCGTCAAATACTTGGCATAGAGTGCGCGAACACTATCAGTTGCGGCGCTCCTCACGGATGTTGCCTCAGGGAAATCCTCCAGACAGCGACCACCGAAGATGGTGTGCTTTTGAAGCCCCACCAGTTCCCCAGCCAGAAAACACTCGACACCGGTAAACCACAACGCAACCGTATCTTAAAAGTACAGCGCCATGATGAAGGAATCGTTTGGCTCTTAGTCAATACCGAACCATTGATCCTCAATGACGCAACGCAACCCTTTGCGGTCGTCACGTCGCTAGCCGATATCACTCTCCTAAAAGATCTCGAAAACGAAAAAGAACAACAACAAGCCATCATGATTCAACAGGCAAAACTTGCCGAACTTGGGGGCATGATCGGAGTGATTGCCCACCAATGGAAGCAACCACTCAATGCCATCTCACTACTGACAATGTACCTGCCCACCCTCTACGCCGAAGGGGCGCTCGGCAAAGAAGAGCTTGACGAACACGTCACAGACATGATGGAACAACTGCGCTTTATGAGTCAGACGATTGAAGACTTCCGCAATTTCTACAAACCCTCACTCACCAGCGAAATGTTCGACATTCGCGAAGCCTGTTCTTCCGTACTGAAACTCTGTGAAAGCCAACTGCGGATGATCAGTGCGGATGTCGACGTAGAGCCGGGCTCACCGCTCTATACACCGGGCTATCGCAGTGAATTTCAGCAGGTGATGCTGAACCTCTTTGTCAACTCACGAGATGTATTTACCGAGCGTTCTATCCCGCAAGGACTCGTCAAAGTATCGTTTCAGCAGACAACTCAAGCCACCATTATACGTGTCCACGATAATGGCGGTGGCATTCCTGAGCATTTATTGCCCGATGGGATCTTCCAGCCGTTCGTTTCAACCAAAGGCGAAAAGGGAACTGGTATCGGGCTGGCGGTAAGTCGAAAAATCATTATGGACAAAATGAAAGGGAAAATCTGGGCAGAAAACATTGGTAATGGAGCCTGCTTTACCATCGAACTCCCGCGCGAAACCATCGGCTGAAACACCTAAAGCCGTTAGAGTATTGCCATCGCATCGCCATAACTAAAGAAGCGAAACCGCTGCGCCACCGCATATTCATACGCACGTTTGATGTGCTCTTTGCCATGAAACGCACTGACCAGTAAAATTAACGTGGAATCGGGCAAATGGAAATTCGTTATCATCTGATCGACAACACGAAAGTGATACCCCGGGTAGATAAAGATTTCGGTTCGCCCATTCGGAGCCAATCTGTCCGGCACGGCAAAGCAACTTTCGAGGGCACGCACCACCGTTGTGCCAACCGCAATCACGCGACCGCCTTGCGCCTTCACTTCTCTGATCGCATCAATTGTCGCCGCTGGAACGTCATAATATTCGGCATGCATGGTGTGCTCGCGTATATTTTCCACCTTGATCGGCAGAAATGTCCCCAGGCCAACGTGTAACGTCGTGAACGCGACGCGAATGCCGCGCGCCTGCATCCGTTCCATAATCTCTGGCGTAAAGTGGAGCGATGCCGTTGGTGCCGCCACTGCCCCCTCGTGACGCGCAAAAAGCGACTGATAGCGCTCTTGATCGTGCTGATTCGCAGCGCGCCGAATATAAGGCGGCAGCGGAATCGATCCACACTGCAAAAGTTGCGCGTCGTCAGCATCGAAATGAACGACTTTGGTTTGCCCTTCATCCGCCGTCACTTCCCCGCGAACCTCGCCCTGCTCACCAAAGTGCAGGAGCGTACCGACTCGGATATGCTTGCCACGAACCAGCACCTGCCACGTACCCGCCGCGCGTTTTTCCAGCAGAAACACTTCGACAGCGCCACCCGTTGTTTTCTTTCCTTGCAGACGTGCCGGAATCACCCGTGTGTCGTTGAATACCAGCAGGTCACCCGCCTGTACATAGTTAGGAAGCTGCCGAAAAGTCGTTGCCTCGCAGGAGAGTGCTCCCCGCCGACACACGAGCAACCGACTCTGGTCGCGCTGTGCCAGCGGTTCTTGCGCAATAAGCTCCGTAGGAATGGTGATATGAAAATCAGAAAGAAGCACCGTTACCGACCAAGACAAACGCCCATGGCTTCAGCGGTGTGCACCAACTGCCCATCGGGATCAACGAATTTAAGCTGCTCAATTGCCTGTTCAAATGTGACTGAGGTGATATCGTTACCGCGCAGCGCAACCATCCGGCCAAATTGACCATTGTGAATCAACTCTACCGCTTCGACCCCAAAACGGGTGGAAAGGATGCGATCGTAGGCCGTTGGCGAGCCACCACGTTGCACATGTCCGAGCACGGTTGTGCGCACTTCCGCACCGGTCAATTGTTCAATCTCTTCGGCCACTTTTTGCCCAACACCACCGAGTCGTTCAACGATACCCTGTTTTTTTCCAAGTGTAGTTACCGTTCCCTCCATCGGCTTCGCCCCTTCGGCCACAACGATAATCGTAAACCCTTCTCGTGCCATACGCCGCTTCACAACGCGACACACCGCATCAATATCGTACGGAATTTCAGGAATCAAAATAACTTCGGCGCCACCAGCTATGCCACTATGCAGGGCAATCCAACCGGCATAACGCCCCATGAGCTCAAGTACCATGACGCGATGATGACTTTGCGCCGTGGTCTGGAGGCGATCCAACGCGTCGGTAGCAATCGAAACCGCTGTATCAAAACCAAACGTGACATCGGTCGAAAGCAGATCGTTATCAATCGTTTTTGGGACGCCAACAATCGGAATCCCCT
This window contains:
- the cydB gene encoding cytochrome d ubiquinol oxidase subunit II, with amino-acid sequence MEHLLLQQYWWVILSLLAGLLVFMFFVQGGQTLLLTLAKGEEEKQLIVNSLGRKWELGFTTLVLFGGAFFAAFPLFYATSFGGAYFVWMAILLCFVLQAVSYEFRKKPGNLLGAKVYEAFLFLNGSVGVILIGTAVATLFSGAAFSLNEYNLSQWHNDLRGLEAAFSLFNVSLGVAVFFLGRMLGALYFINHIDAPALVERARRSVLINTVCFLPFFLYFVVALLMRDGYAYDQVTGLVTLESFKYLDNFLAMPIVLAMFLAGVICVLYAVYLGAFAKSSAGIWSGGVGSVLVVMSLFLNVGLNGTAFYPSYHDLQSSLTIVNSSSSHYTLMAMTIVSITVPVVLGYIILTWRAMDKNKLHHDEIKDSKEAY
- a CDS encoding substrate-binding periplasmic protein, which produces MKKSRPLLLHLLLLCVLFGFHPALAAGNEAKSRLDIIKETKQLRVCFWPDYYGISFFDRRTQTLNGIDTDMAREFSKDLGATVEFVESSFATLIDDLLQSRCDIAMFGIGITSARAQHLRFTSPHMASDIYAITTASNRRIQTWNDIDQPGRIVAVSKGTLHEPVMRDKLRHAELAVYDSPRAREVEVEAGRADVFMTDFPYTRQMLAFSDWARLITPPERFHVTPYGWAIAPGDDPWYERTERFMQQVKRDGRLQAAARRYGLEPILVLE
- a CDS encoding ATP-binding protein, which gives rise to MLWRILQLPASRIFLTCTLIFAVVVSGILFYAMSRLRQEAISTNVQIAALHAHAFEDHLTQNLEGTENLFRNFATLIDTNPDDTTLLAVFLGALRSAPYLRSLSYLNSDGEVIISTYTPNIGLKVDTSRFFPIPFHSDTVLRIDVPWIGRDLAGALWATPEMPAKSEDLLFVPVIRSFTMRNSSFTLLASLNVDYYLNYYLKNMVVSGGEVSIKRMDGITMFSTDPRNQAGAHFNNHRVHQKMAVMGAGEFIDQHDSHAEKIYAFRASRHFPLAVIVDFDLEAILIQWHAERRQVVGMSAGLALLCIVLGLALVYRHQKMKLELADTEEMEANLRKGLLESIPDAILMLDANGNIIMTNERWNKFCERHIAPRPTRFAIGWPYRKVAETLFGDAPDYQPFIVQVDAIITGSDDIATKEFSLGADSHTFYFQLEIHPLHESKRNGAIVVQRDITTQRRSDEKMKTNEIQYRSVVNALSSGIIVQQFSGEITTCNYAARQILGIECANTISCGAPHGCCLREILQTATTEDGVLLKPHQFPSQKTLDTGKPQRNRILKVQRHDEGIVWLLVNTEPLILNDATQPFAVVTSLADITLLKDLENEKEQQQAIMIQQAKLAELGGMIGVIAHQWKQPLNAISLLTMYLPTLYAEGALGKEELDEHVTDMMEQLRFMSQTIEDFRNFYKPSLTSEMFDIREACSSVLKLCESQLRMISADVDVEPGSPLYTPGYRSEFQQVMLNLFVNSRDVFTERSIPQGLVKVSFQQTTQATIIRVHDNGGGIPEHLLPDGIFQPFVSTKGEKGTGIGLAVSRKIIMDKMKGKIWAENIGNGACFTIELPRETIG
- the queA gene encoding tRNA preQ1(34) S-adenosylmethionine ribosyltransferase-isomerase QueA, which codes for MLLSDFHITIPTELIAQEPLAQRDQSRLLVCRRGALSCEATTFRQLPNYVQAGDLLVFNDTRVIPARLQGKKTTGGAVEVFLLEKRAAGTWQVLVRGKHIRVGTLLHFGEQGEVRGEVTADEGQTKVVHFDADDAQLLQCGSIPLPPYIRRAANQHDQERYQSLFARHEGAVAAPTASLHFTPEIMERMQARGIRVAFTTLHVGLGTFLPIKVENIREHTMHAEYYDVPAATIDAIREVKAQGGRVIAVGTTVVRALESCFAVPDRLAPNGRTEIFIYPGYHFRVVDQMITNFHLPDSTLILLVSAFHGKEHIKRAYEYAVAQRFRFFSYGDAMAIL
- a CDS encoding 6-phosphofructokinase produces the protein MGIEIRKIAISTGGGDCPGLNAVIRAVVRAADQKYGWEVVGIKDGLRGVSGDSTKLIPLSRHNVGGLIRQGGTILGTTNTGNPFSVVKKVDGKDVVHDMSDEVIENIRREKIDAVVGIGGDGTMAIMNELYKKGIPIVGVPKTIDNDLLSTDVTFGFDTAVSIATDALDRLQTTAQSHHRVMVLELMGRYAGWIALHSGIAGGAEVILIPEIPYDIDAVCRVVKRRMAREGFTIIVVAEGAKPMEGTVTTLGKKQGIVERLGGVGQKVAEEIEQLTGAEVRTTVLGHVQRGGSPTAYDRILSTRFGVEAVELIHNGQFGRMVALRGNDITSVTFEQAIEQLKFVDPDGQLVHTAEAMGVCLGR